A window of Sphingobacterium sp. lm-10 contains these coding sequences:
- a CDS encoding kelch repeat-containing protein, whose protein sequence is MKKKNWLALLLVGAIATTSFQSCSRDDEETGTGTDTGPTEWTRSTVAPGDPREGAASFVINDQAYMVGGYTATRAILQDAWAFNGSQWEPKAQFAGPARHRAVGFAIGGVGFVGTGYDGTNALKDFYRFDASANTWTKIADFPGDARFGAVAFSLGGAGYVGLGETPAGRTFSDIYRYNPTNDTWTLVPTQFGWTRTGAFAFVIGDRAYVGGGRFNNQLPEDFFSFDGTTWTKLNDLNRNDASQTYDVRRYNTSSFVIGGQGYIVSGRAPAGLVANVWKYDPGSDTWTGQHQAIQGSGAREKAVGFAIGNRGFIATGSAGTGREQFYSETLGFTPVR, encoded by the coding sequence ATGAAGAAGAAAAACTGGCTAGCATTACTTTTAGTTGGTGCGATTGCGACGACATCTTTCCAATCCTGTTCGAGAGATGACGAAGAGACGGGGACAGGCACGGATACTGGACCAACAGAGTGGACTAGATCAACTGTAGCACCGGGAGATCCTAGAGAGGGTGCGGCATCTTTTGTGATTAATGATCAGGCATATATGGTCGGTGGCTATACAGCTACGCGTGCCATTCTACAAGATGCTTGGGCTTTCAACGGATCGCAATGGGAGCCTAAAGCACAATTCGCTGGCCCAGCGCGTCATCGCGCAGTCGGTTTTGCTATTGGTGGAGTAGGATTTGTAGGAACAGGTTACGACGGAACTAACGCATTAAAAGATTTTTACCGTTTTGATGCAAGCGCAAATACCTGGACTAAGATTGCTGACTTCCCTGGAGATGCACGTTTCGGCGCTGTAGCCTTCTCGTTGGGTGGTGCAGGATATGTTGGACTAGGAGAAACTCCTGCCGGCAGAACGTTTAGCGATATCTATCGTTATAACCCAACCAACGATACTTGGACTTTAGTGCCTACACAATTCGGATGGACGCGTACTGGCGCATTTGCTTTTGTCATTGGTGATAGAGCATATGTTGGTGGTGGCCGTTTCAATAATCAGTTACCAGAAGATTTCTTCTCTTTCGACGGAACAACTTGGACGAAATTGAACGATTTAAATCGTAACGACGCCAGTCAGACTTACGATGTGAGACGGTATAACACCTCTTCTTTCGTAATCGGTGGCCAAGGTTATATCGTGAGCGGTAGAGCTCCTGCAGGCTTGGTAGCTAATGTTTGGAAATACGACCCGGGAAGTGATACTTGGACAGGTCAGCATCAAGCAATACAGGGTAGTGGCGCTCGTGAGAAAGCTGTTGGTTTTGCTATTGGTAATAGAGGCTTTATTGCAACAGGTTCGGCTGGTACTGGTCGTGAACAGTTTTATAGTGAAACACTAGGATTTACACCTGTTAGATAA
- a CDS encoding aspartate-semialdehyde dehydrogenase — protein MKVAVVGATGLVGSEMLTVLAERNFPVTELIPVASERSKGKEIEFKGKKYKVVTAQDAIALKPDVALFSAGGSTSTEFAPLFAEAGITVVDNSSAWRMDPSKKLIVPEVNGNVLTAEDKIIANPNCSTIQMVVVMKPLHEKYTIKRVVVSTYQSVTGTGVAAVKQLNDERAGIDGEKAYPHQIDLNVIPQIDVFQDNGYTKEEMKMIKETNKIMRDDSIRVTATTVRIPVIGGHSESVNIEFENDFDLQEVRDLLAAQEGIIVVDNPEKLEYPMPKDAHGKDEVFVGRIRRDESQDKTLNLWVVADNLRKGAATNAVQIAELLHKRQLIG, from the coding sequence ATGAAAGTTGCAGTAGTTGGCGCAACAGGTCTTGTTGGGTCAGAAATGTTGACAGTATTGGCGGAACGAAATTTCCCGGTAACAGAATTAATTCCAGTTGCATCAGAAAGAAGCAAGGGTAAAGAAATCGAGTTCAAGGGTAAGAAGTATAAGGTGGTTACTGCTCAAGATGCTATTGCACTTAAACCAGATGTAGCATTGTTTTCTGCTGGCGGTTCTACTTCCACCGAGTTCGCCCCATTATTTGCCGAAGCAGGCATTACCGTTGTCGATAATTCATCGGCTTGGCGCATGGATCCTTCAAAAAAATTAATAGTCCCAGAAGTGAATGGTAATGTATTGACGGCAGAAGACAAGATTATCGCCAATCCAAACTGTTCGACCATTCAGATGGTCGTAGTGATGAAGCCTTTACATGAGAAGTATACTATTAAACGCGTCGTGGTTTCTACTTATCAATCCGTAACTGGGACAGGAGTGGCGGCTGTAAAGCAGTTGAATGACGAACGTGCTGGCATTGATGGTGAAAAAGCTTACCCACATCAGATTGACCTTAATGTGATTCCTCAGATTGATGTCTTCCAAGATAATGGTTACACCAAGGAAGAGATGAAAATGATCAAGGAGACCAACAAAATCATGCGCGACGATTCGATTCGCGTAACGGCAACTACTGTACGTATCCCTGTTATTGGCGGCCACTCTGAATCGGTAAATATCGAATTTGAAAATGATTTTGATTTACAGGAAGTGCGCGACTTACTGGCGGCGCAGGAAGGTATTATTGTGGTAGATAATCCAGAGAAGCTAGAATATCCAATGCCAAAAGATGCGCATGGTAAGGATGAGGTTTTTGTAGGACGTATTCGTAGAGATGAATCTCAGGACAAAACGCTTAACCTTTGGGTAGTAGCAGATAACCTGCGTAAAGGTGCTGCAACGAATGCGGTACAGATTGCAGAATTATTACATAAAAGACAGCTGATCGGATAA
- a CDS encoding lamin tail domain-containing protein yields the protein MTLKAKALFYWSSMLFLLGCAIPFDHEVSFVAPHPVINELMMNPSGGNLPMREWLELYNPSDVAILLKNYTISYNNRSFQFPDIYLPARQYLIVTAAQNEQAFFAYGNVCGIVGWPTMSNAGATITLAHLELGTVDAVSYQSNWYETTAKRQGGWSLERINPEFGCNPVQAWQESIATGGGTPGRQNSVYLAGAIPNVQIQQVLIQENSLNFVLNIDAESMLSLGSVQVANELPQPLNWTISRDTIRVRFHGELPIGQPHEITLLAQFCGRDLSLSHTVFAETNLRYNDVVINEVLFNPYTGSPTFVEIYNRSNEIINLQGWRLGNRLLSSQQMLFPPNSYLVITTNANQLQHDYPSAVLHNAVLLPSLPAYANLQGIVTLFSPEELMDSLRYTATMHQPFIRNARGVSLERISPDVPTNQGGNFISTSTYSEGATPGYENSRIRPATVTKDNVYLSARTINPNSTNEDRLLRIQYEFMEANTMINLNIYDDKGRLINRLVRNQGVGYVGRFTWDGLRENGQPALPGIYIMWMEAYRDNGQRQTFKESFLLRN from the coding sequence ATGACTTTAAAAGCAAAGGCCCTATTCTATTGGAGTTCAATGCTCTTTTTGCTAGGATGCGCAATTCCTTTTGATCACGAGGTCAGCTTCGTCGCGCCACATCCAGTGATCAACGAGTTGATGATGAATCCAAGTGGTGGTAATCTGCCGATGCGAGAATGGTTGGAGCTTTACAATCCCTCTGATGTAGCGATTTTGCTAAAAAATTATACGATATCCTATAATAACAGATCGTTTCAATTTCCAGATATATACCTCCCTGCCCGACAGTATTTGATCGTAACAGCCGCCCAAAACGAACAAGCATTTTTTGCTTATGGAAATGTATGTGGCATTGTAGGATGGCCTACAATGAGTAATGCTGGAGCTACCATCACACTTGCCCATCTAGAACTAGGTACAGTAGATGCCGTTTCTTATCAGAGTAATTGGTATGAAACCACTGCAAAACGACAAGGTGGTTGGAGTCTGGAACGGATAAACCCGGAGTTCGGATGCAACCCTGTACAGGCCTGGCAAGAATCCATCGCAACAGGTGGAGGTACACCGGGGCGCCAAAACAGTGTGTATCTTGCCGGAGCAATTCCGAATGTGCAGATCCAGCAGGTTCTTATACAAGAAAATAGCCTAAACTTTGTGTTGAATATAGATGCGGAAAGTATGCTTAGCTTAGGCAGCGTTCAGGTAGCTAACGAGTTGCCACAACCACTTAATTGGACAATATCCAGAGATACAATACGGGTAAGATTCCATGGAGAATTGCCGATAGGTCAACCCCATGAGATAACCCTGTTAGCGCAATTTTGTGGAAGAGACCTATCCTTGTCGCATACCGTTTTTGCAGAGACAAACTTACGTTATAATGATGTTGTTATAAACGAAGTCTTGTTTAATCCCTATACTGGCAGTCCCACTTTTGTAGAAATTTACAATCGATCGAACGAGATCATCAACCTGCAAGGCTGGCGCTTAGGTAATAGGTTGCTATCTAGTCAGCAAATGCTTTTTCCTCCGAATAGCTATCTTGTAATTACCACCAACGCCAACCAACTGCAACACGATTATCCCAGTGCAGTGCTACATAACGCTGTGCTACTGCCAAGTCTGCCTGCATATGCCAATCTCCAAGGGATAGTAACGCTGTTTTCGCCCGAGGAATTGATGGATAGCCTACGATACACAGCAACCATGCACCAGCCTTTTATTCGTAATGCGCGAGGCGTTTCGCTGGAGCGTATCTCGCCCGATGTGCCTACAAATCAAGGGGGCAACTTTATTTCAACGTCCACGTATAGTGAAGGAGCCACTCCGGGATATGAGAATTCTCGCATTCGCCCAGCTACCGTCACGAAAGACAATGTATACCTTTCTGCACGTACCATCAATCCAAATAGTACTAATGAAGATCGCTTATTGCGTATTCAATACGAATTTATGGAGGCAAACACGATGATAAACCTGAACATCTATGATGATAAAGGACGATTAATAAATAGATTGGTACGCAACCAAGGAGTGGGGTATGTTGGTAGGTTCACCTGGGATGGGTTGCGAGAAAATGGTCAGCCGGCTTTGCCAGGGATTTATATCATGTGGATGGAAGCTTACCGTGATAATGGACAGCGGCAGACCTTCAAAGAATCCTTTTTGCTTCGCAATTAG